The Streptomyces sp. GSL17-111 region TGGGCGTTCAGATCGTCGGCCGGGAGGGGGCGGGGAAGCGGGTGGACGTCGCGGCGGTGGCGCTGACGGCCAAGCTCACGGTGGAACAGATGACGGCGCTCGACCTCGGGTACGCGCCGCCCTTCTCCCCGGTGTGGGATCCGGTCCTCGTCGCCGCGCGGAAGGCCACGACGGCCGTCCGCCGCGCGGTGGGCGGCTGACCCACCGCCGTGCGCCGTGCCCGCCGGGGTACGAGCGGGGCTCGGGCACGGACGGTGGGCATACCTCGCCGGTCCCGGGTACCCGGCCCGGGCCGCCGCCTCCGGGACGTCCGGAGCGGACCGCCGAGCGCCGAGGGGAAGGATCCTCATGACCCGCGCAGCCGCGCCCCGCCGTCCCGCCTCCGGGACGGACCGTCCCCGGACACGCCCTGACGGGCAACCGGACGGATGACGTGCTGAGCATTACAGTCTGAAAAGGGACTTACGGTGCTTATCGGACATGGCGCGGCACGCCGTCCGTGCCCGCCCGTACCCGGAGCTCCCGCCGAGCGGCGGCCCGGACGTCCGGCGCGGGGACGCGCCGCACGTCCCCGCGCCCCGAGGACGTGAGGACACCGACCCATGCGCATCGCCCTTCTCATCCACCACGCCTACGGCATCGGCGGGACGATCCGCACGACGCTGAACTCCGCTCAGGCCCTTTCCGAACAGCACGACGTGGAGGTCGTCTCGGTCTTCCGGCACCGCGACCGGCCCGTCTTCGACCCCGGCCCGGGCGTGCGGCTGCGCCACCTCGTCGACCTGCGTCCCGCCGGCCCCGACCACGACGGCGACCACCCCGACCACCAGCGGCCCTCCCGGCACTACCCGAGGGCCGACGGCCACTACACCCGCTACAGCGCCCTCACCGACGCCCGCATCGAGGAGTACCTGCGCACCTGCGACGCCGACGTCATCGTCGGCACCCGCCCCGGGCTCAACACCCTCCTCGCCCTGCGGGCGCCGCGCGGGCCCGTGCTCGTCGGCCAGGAACACCTCACACTGGCGTGTCACTCCCGCCGGCTCCGGCTGACGCTGCGCGACGCCTACCCCCGGCTGGACGCCCTCACCACCGTCACCGAGACCGACGCCGCCGACTACCGCAGACGGATGCGGCTGCCCGGCGTCCGGGTGGAGGCGGTGCCCAACGGCGTGCCGGAACCCGCCGTCGCCCCTGCCGACCCCGGCGCCAAGTGGGTCGTCGCGGCGGGCCGGCTGGCCCCCGCCAAGCGCTACGACCTGCTGCTGCGGGCCTTCGCCCGGGTCGTCGCCGAGCGCCCCGACTGGCGGCTGCGCGTCTACGGCGCGGGACCGCAGCGCGACCGGCTGCGCGACTGCATCGACAGTCTCGGCCTCTACAACCACGCCTTCCTGATGGGCGCCGCGCACCCCATCGAGTCCGAGTGGTGCAAGGGCTCCATCGCCGCGTCCACCTCCAGCCTGGAGGCCTTCGGTATGACCATCGTCGAGGCGATGCGCTGCGGCCTGCCCGTCGTCGCCACCCGCTGCCCGCACGGCCCGGCCGAGATCATCAAGGACGGCGTAGACGGCCGTCTCGTCACCATGAACGACGTGGGCGCCATCGCCGACGGGCTGCTCCAACTCATCGGTGACGACGACCTGCGCCGCCGTATGGGCGCCGCGGCCCGGGACAACGCCCGCCGCTACGACCCCGCGCTCGTGGCCGAGCGCTACACCGATCTCTTCACCGAACTCGCCACCCGCCGCGGACGCGGGGCCCGGCTGGGCACCGCGCGCACCACGGCGCACCGCGCCCGCGGAGCCCTCCTCAGCACCGCGTTCACCGCCCGGGACGGCCTGCGCAGAGCCCGCGCCGCCACCCGCAGCAAAGGATCCGCCGCATGACCCTCTCCCTGACCACCGACGACGACACCGGCCGCGATCCGGAGCGCTCCGCCGACCCCGGCCCCCCGCCCGCCCCGCACGCCGACTGCGTCTCCGACCAGGCGGGCGACATCACGTTCACCGTCGCCGTGCCGACCGCCGGCGGCCGGTGGGAGACGCTGCTGCTGCAGCGGCGCGGCGGCGACACGCCCGCCGACAGCGTGCACCTGCCCCTCACCGAATCCCCCGGCGGCGGCTCCCTCACCGCGACCCTCCCGCTGGCCCTGCGCCTGGCGGAGGGCCGCTGGGACGCCCACGTCACGCGGGGCGAGTCCCAGCGGACCCGGCTGCGGCCCGGGGTGAACGACCTGCGGACCCTCGCCGACGACGCGGGCCGCGCCCGGCGCACCGAGGGGGCGGTGTGCCTGCCCTACACCACCAAGTACGGCAACCTCTCCGTGCGGACCTGGCTGCGCTGGCCCCACGCCGAGGCCGGCCGCATCCACCTCACCGAGGACACCGGGACGGTGGAGGCGCTGCTCCTGGGCGCCGAACCCACCGCCCACGCCTGCCTGGAGGCCCGCGCACGGGGTCTGGACACCCCCGCGCTGATCGTGCCGGTCACCCGGCAGGACGCCTACGTCACCGCCCGGCTGGACCTCGCGGAACTCGCCGGCCGGCAGCCGGCGGACCGGGACCGCACCGAGTGGGAGCTGTGGCTGCGCCCGAACGGCGCGGGGCGTCACGCCGACGCCGACGCGGTACGCCTCGCCCGCATCCTGGACGACGTCCCCGACAAGCGCGCCGTCTACCGCTACCCGGCGGTGCGGGTCGGCCGGAACCGCACCGCCGCGTTCACGTACACCGGCGCCGGTGACCTGTCCGTGGAGGTGCACGTCCGGCCCTGACCCCGTGCCGCACGCCCCGTGTCACTCCTTCGGCCCTGGGCGGCGTTTCCTCCCCGCCCCCGGCGGGAACAGCGGGCCGGATGGTGCGATTCGGCTACACGATGATGACCGAGCAGGCAGGCCCGACCGACCTCGTGGACCACCTCGTCCTCGCCGAGCGGGCGGGTTTCGACTTCTCCGTCACCTCCGACCACTACTTCCCCTGGCTCGCCTCCCAGGGGCACGCCCCGCACGCGTGGACGGTGCTGGGCGCCGCCGCGCAGGCGACCACCCGCATCCCGCTGATGACCTACGTGACCTGCCCGATCCTGCGCTACCACCCGGCCGTGGTCGCGCAGAAGGCGGCGACCCTGCAGCTGCTGTCCGGCGGCCGCTTCCGCCTGGGCCTCGGAGCGGGGGAGAACCTCAACGAACACGTCGTCGGCGGCGGCTGGCCGCCCGCCGACGTACGGCACGAGATGCTCGAGGAGGCCGTGGAGATCATCAGGGCCCTCTTCGCCGGCGGGTACGTCAACCACCGTGGCACGCACTACGACGTCGAGTCGGCGAAGCTGTGGGACCTGCCCGAGCAGGCACCGCCCATCGGCATCGCGGTCTCCGGGCAGCAGTCCTGCGGTCTCGCGGGGCGCCTGGCCGACCTGGTCATCGCCACCGAGCCCAAGAGCGAACTGCTGGAGTCGTTCGCCCGTCACGGCGGTGCGGGCAAGCCCCGGGTCGGCCAGCTGCCGATCTCCTACGACCCCGACCGGGACGCCGCCGTGGCACGGGCCCACGACCAGTTCCGGTGGTTCGCGGGCGGGTGGAAGGTCAACGCCGAACTCCCCGGACCGACCGCGTTCGCGGCCGCCACCCAATTCGTCCGCCCCGACGACG contains the following coding sequences:
- a CDS encoding glycosyltransferase family 4 protein; this translates as MRIALLIHHAYGIGGTIRTTLNSAQALSEQHDVEVVSVFRHRDRPVFDPGPGVRLRHLVDLRPAGPDHDGDHPDHQRPSRHYPRADGHYTRYSALTDARIEEYLRTCDADVIVGTRPGLNTLLALRAPRGPVLVGQEHLTLACHSRRLRLTLRDAYPRLDALTTVTETDAADYRRRMRLPGVRVEAVPNGVPEPAVAPADPGAKWVVAAGRLAPAKRYDLLLRAFARVVAERPDWRLRVYGAGPQRDRLRDCIDSLGLYNHAFLMGAAHPIESEWCKGSIAASTSSLEAFGMTIVEAMRCGLPVVATRCPHGPAEIIKDGVDGRLVTMNDVGAIADGLLQLIGDDDLRRRMGAAARDNARRYDPALVAERYTDLFTELATRRGRGARLGTARTTAHRARGALLSTAFTARDGLRRARAATRSKGSAA
- a CDS encoding LLM class F420-dependent oxidoreductase; the protein is MVRFGYTMMTEQAGPTDLVDHLVLAERAGFDFSVTSDHYFPWLASQGHAPHAWTVLGAAAQATTRIPLMTYVTCPILRYHPAVVAQKAATLQLLSGGRFRLGLGAGENLNEHVVGGGWPPADVRHEMLEEAVEIIRALFAGGYVNHRGTHYDVESAKLWDLPEQAPPIGIAVSGQQSCGLAGRLADLVIATEPKSELLESFARHGGAGKPRVGQLPISYDPDRDAAVARAHDQFRWFAGGWKVNAELPGPTAFAAATQFVRPDDVAGSIPCGDDPDRFIAAVAPYVEAGFTEVAVVQVGGETQPAFLDWAERTLLPALRHTWPE